A region from the Serinibacter arcticus genome encodes:
- a CDS encoding SPFH domain-containing protein, translated as MEPSTIIGIIVLVLLAIFVVTAIARAVRIVPQAVALIVERLGRYNSTMYAGLHFLIPFVDRVRAGVDLREQVVSFPPQPVITSDNLVVSIDTVIYFQVTDPKSATYEIANYITGIEQLTVTTLRNVIGSMDLEQTLTSRDQINGQLRGVLDEATGRWGIRVNRVELKAIDPPASVQGSMEQQMRAERDRRAAILTAEGVKQSQILTAEGEKQSAILRAEGQAQSAILKAQGESKAITQVFDAIHRGDADPKLLAYQYLQMLPQIANGTSSKMWIVPTEFTAALNGIAGAFGVNPVAGPPSGDGGETATERARREATEDDDDPFAGTALQDPAEALAQARSSASEASGEARESGTLSGRPFDHGTESGQRPAGESAPPVTGFDEPGGSGAVPPRPGQ; from the coding sequence GTGGAACCATCGACCATCATCGGCATCATCGTCCTGGTGCTGCTGGCCATCTTCGTCGTCACCGCCATCGCGCGGGCGGTGCGGATCGTCCCGCAGGCCGTCGCCCTCATCGTGGAGCGGCTCGGTCGCTACAACTCGACGATGTACGCCGGTCTGCACTTCCTGATCCCGTTCGTGGACCGCGTCCGCGCCGGCGTCGACCTGCGTGAGCAGGTCGTCTCCTTCCCGCCGCAGCCCGTGATCACCTCGGACAACCTCGTCGTGAGCATCGACACGGTCATCTACTTCCAGGTCACCGACCCGAAGTCCGCGACGTACGAGATCGCCAACTACATCACCGGTATCGAGCAGCTGACGGTGACCACGCTCCGTAACGTCATCGGTTCGATGGACCTCGAGCAGACGCTGACCAGCCGTGACCAGATCAACGGTCAGCTGCGCGGCGTCCTCGACGAGGCGACCGGCCGCTGGGGCATCCGCGTCAACCGCGTCGAGCTCAAGGCGATCGACCCGCCCGCGAGCGTGCAGGGCTCCATGGAGCAGCAGATGCGCGCCGAGCGTGACCGTCGTGCGGCGATCCTGACGGCCGAGGGTGTCAAGCAGTCGCAGATCCTCACGGCCGAGGGTGAGAAGCAGTCCGCGATCCTCCGGGCCGAGGGTCAGGCGCAGTCCGCGATCCTCAAGGCGCAGGGTGAGTCCAAGGCCATCACGCAGGTGTTCGACGCCATCCACCGCGGTGACGCCGACCCGAAGCTGCTGGCCTACCAGTACCTGCAGATGCTGCCGCAGATCGCCAACGGCACCTCGAGCAAGATGTGGATCGTGCCGACCGAGTTCACGGCGGCCCTCAACGGGATCGCCGGAGCGTTCGGTGTCAACCCGGTCGCGGGTCCGCCGTCGGGCGACGGCGGCGAGACCGCCACCGAGCGGGCCCGCCGCGAGGCGACGGAGGACGACGACGACCCGTTCGCCGGCACCGCGCTGCAGGATCCGGCCGAGGCGCTGGCGCAGGCCCGCAGCTCGGCCAGCGAGGCCTCGGGCGAGGCCCGCGAGTCGGGCACGCTGAGCGGTCGACCGTTCGACCACGGCACCGAGAGCGGCCAGCGGCCCGCGGGCGAGAGCGCCCCGCCGGTCACCGGCTTCGACGAGCCGGGCGGGAGCGGGGCCGTCCCGCCGCGACCGGGCCAGTGA
- a CDS encoding ABC transporter ATP-binding protein: protein MLMTLLRSHLRPYRRDVVVVVVLQLVQTIASLYLPNLNARIIDEGVAVGDVDAIWRLGTIMLAVTVVQGIAAVVAVYFGARAAMAFGRDVRASLFSRVQTFSAQEMAGFGAPSLITRTTNDVQQVQMLVMMSLTLIVMAPIMLFGGTIMALQEDVQLSALLLAIVPVLIIVVGLVVWRLVPNFRQMQTRIDAVNGAMREQITGIRVIRAFVRDDLERARYALVNGDLRDVSLRVGKLMALMFPAVMLVMNASSVVVLWFGGRYVDQGEMEVGALTAFLSYIMFILGAVMMSSMMLMIAPRAAVSANRIMAVLDSEPTVVQPTTPVTPATSTGRVEFTDVSFGYPGADEDVLHGISFVAEPGRTTAVIGSTGSGKSTLLNLVPRLFDAHEGSVTIDGVDVRDLDPTYLTSAIGLVPQRAFLFSGTVASNLRFGAPDAGDDELWEALRVAQGADFVRAMDAGLGSEISQGGTNVSGGQRQRLSIARALAHRPRIYLFDDSFSALDFATDAALRAALKPVTSDAVVIVVAQRVASIRDADQILVLDEGNLVASGTHTELLESSETYREIVTSQMTLEEAR, encoded by the coding sequence GTGCTCATGACTCTTCTCCGCAGCCACCTGCGGCCCTACCGCCGCGACGTCGTCGTGGTCGTGGTGCTCCAGCTGGTGCAGACGATCGCCTCGCTCTACCTGCCGAACCTCAACGCCCGCATCATCGACGAGGGCGTCGCCGTGGGCGACGTCGACGCGATCTGGCGGCTCGGCACGATCATGCTCGCCGTCACCGTCGTCCAGGGCATCGCCGCGGTCGTCGCCGTCTACTTCGGCGCGCGTGCCGCGATGGCCTTCGGCCGGGACGTCCGGGCCTCGCTGTTCTCCCGGGTCCAGACCTTCTCCGCGCAGGAGATGGCCGGCTTCGGCGCCCCGTCCCTCATCACGCGCACGACCAACGACGTGCAGCAGGTCCAGATGCTCGTGATGATGTCGCTCACGCTCATCGTGATGGCCCCGATCATGCTGTTCGGCGGCACGATCATGGCGCTGCAGGAGGACGTCCAGCTCTCGGCGCTCCTGCTCGCCATCGTTCCGGTGCTCATCATCGTCGTCGGCCTCGTCGTGTGGCGCCTCGTGCCCAACTTCCGTCAGATGCAGACGCGGATCGACGCGGTCAACGGCGCGATGCGCGAGCAGATCACCGGGATCCGCGTCATCCGGGCGTTCGTCCGCGACGACCTCGAGCGGGCCCGGTACGCGCTGGTCAACGGCGACCTGCGCGACGTGTCCCTCCGGGTCGGCAAGCTGATGGCGCTGATGTTCCCGGCCGTGATGCTGGTGATGAATGCCTCGAGCGTGGTCGTGCTGTGGTTCGGCGGACGGTACGTCGACCAGGGGGAGATGGAGGTCGGCGCCCTGACGGCGTTCCTCAGCTACATCATGTTCATCCTCGGGGCCGTGATGATGAGCTCGATGATGCTGATGATCGCCCCGCGCGCCGCGGTGTCGGCGAACCGGATCATGGCGGTCCTCGACTCCGAGCCGACGGTGGTCCAGCCGACGACCCCCGTCACCCCGGCCACGAGCACGGGCCGGGTGGAGTTCACCGACGTGAGCTTCGGCTACCCGGGCGCCGACGAGGACGTCCTCCACGGGATCTCGTTCGTCGCGGAGCCCGGGCGGACGACGGCGGTGATCGGCTCCACGGGATCCGGCAAGTCGACGCTGCTCAACCTCGTGCCACGGCTGTTCGACGCGCACGAGGGCTCGGTGACGATCGACGGCGTCGACGTGCGCGACCTCGACCCGACCTACCTCACGTCCGCGATCGGGCTCGTCCCGCAGCGCGCGTTCCTCTTCTCGGGCACGGTCGCCTCGAACCTGCGGTTCGGCGCGCCCGACGCCGGGGACGACGAGCTGTGGGAGGCGCTCCGGGTCGCCCAGGGCGCGGACTTCGTCCGCGCGATGGACGCCGGGCTCGGGTCCGAGATCTCCCAGGGGGGAACCAACGTCTCGGGCGGGCAGCGGCAGCGGCTCTCGATCGCCCGGGCCCTGGCGCACCGGCCGCGCATCTACCTGTTCGACGACTCGTTCTCGGCTCTCGACTTCGCCACGGACGCCGCGCTCCGGGCGGCGCTCAAGCCCGTGACGAGCGACGCCGTCGTGATCGTGGTGGCGCAGCGCGTCGCCAGCATCCGCGACGCCGACCAGATCCTCGTGCTCGACGAGGGGAACCTCGTGGCGTCCGGAACGCACACGGAGCTCCTCGAGAGCTCGGAGACCTACCGCGAGATCGTCACCTCGCAGATGACGCTGGAGGAGGCGCGATGA
- a CDS encoding ABC transporter ATP-binding protein translates to MSEQNGRDDAAPDADAKVVQEGRRGRGGGPMGAMGMPAEKPLDMRGTVGRLIGDMREHRLALLVSIVLGIGSVVLVVLGPKLLGNATNLVFGAVLGRDLPAGVSREETIEALRAAGETTRADMLAQVPFTPGEGLDTQALMTTLAWVLAVYVGSSLLSWLQSRIIAIVVQQTMYRLRRDVSAKLGRLPLSYFDSTSRGDVLSRVTNDIDNLSQSLSQTLAQLVTSVFTVVGVLFMMFLISPVLAAVALVAVPLSAVVTAMIAKRSQPQFIKQWRTTGDLNGHIEEMYTGHALVKAYGQSASAQETFDRRNEDLYGSSFRAQFISGTIQPAMGIIGNLTYVVIAVLGGLRVASGTMSLGDVQAFIQYSRQFTQPITQIASMMNMLQSGTASAERVYALLDAAEQEPDPVAEAVTDVRGRVEFDDVSFSYEADRPLIEHLSLVAEPGQTVAIVGPTGAGKTTLVNLIMRFYEIQGGTISLDGVDTSAMTREDLRSKIGMVLQDAWLFEGTIAQNICYPLQTSATGEVTPQMREQMLRAAEATHVDAIVRSLPQGYDTVLSDEGTSLSQGERQLLTIARAFVADPPILILDEATSSVDTRTEVLVQKAMNALREGRTSFVIAHRLSTITGADVIVVMEEGRIVEQGSHTALLEAGGAYARLYESQFAAPAV, encoded by the coding sequence ATGAGCGAGCAGAACGGGCGCGACGACGCGGCCCCCGACGCCGACGCGAAGGTGGTCCAGGAGGGTCGCCGCGGGCGCGGCGGCGGTCCGATGGGCGCCATGGGCATGCCCGCCGAGAAGCCGTTGGACATGCGCGGCACGGTGGGCAGGCTGATCGGCGACATGCGCGAGCACCGGCTCGCGCTGCTCGTGAGCATCGTCCTCGGGATCGGCTCCGTCGTCCTGGTGGTGCTCGGGCCCAAGCTGCTCGGCAACGCCACGAATCTCGTGTTCGGCGCGGTGCTCGGGCGCGACCTGCCCGCCGGCGTCTCGCGCGAGGAGACCATCGAGGCGCTGCGGGCCGCGGGGGAGACCACGCGCGCGGACATGCTCGCGCAGGTGCCGTTCACCCCGGGCGAGGGGCTCGACACGCAGGCCCTGATGACGACGCTGGCGTGGGTGCTCGCGGTCTACGTCGGCTCGTCGCTGCTGTCCTGGCTGCAGTCGCGCATCATCGCGATCGTCGTGCAGCAGACGATGTACCGGCTGCGGCGGGACGTCTCCGCCAAGCTCGGACGCCTGCCGCTGTCCTATTTCGACTCCACCTCGCGCGGCGACGTGCTCTCGCGGGTGACGAACGACATCGACAACCTCTCGCAGTCGCTCTCGCAGACGCTGGCGCAGCTCGTCACGTCCGTCTTCACGGTCGTCGGCGTGCTGTTCATGATGTTCCTCATCTCGCCCGTGCTGGCCGCCGTCGCGCTGGTCGCCGTGCCGCTCTCGGCCGTCGTGACCGCAATGATCGCCAAGCGCTCGCAGCCGCAGTTCATCAAGCAGTGGCGCACCACCGGCGACCTCAACGGTCACATCGAGGAGATGTACACCGGCCACGCCCTGGTGAAGGCCTACGGCCAGTCCGCCTCGGCGCAGGAGACCTTCGACCGTCGCAACGAGGACCTGTACGGCTCGTCGTTCAGGGCGCAGTTCATCTCCGGGACGATCCAGCCCGCGATGGGCATCATCGGGAACCTCACCTACGTCGTCATCGCCGTGCTGGGCGGTCTCCGGGTCGCCTCGGGCACGATGAGCCTCGGCGACGTCCAGGCGTTCATCCAGTACTCGCGCCAGTTCACGCAGCCGATCACGCAGATCGCCTCGATGATGAACATGCTGCAGTCGGGAACGGCGTCGGCCGAGCGCGTCTACGCGCTGCTCGACGCCGCGGAGCAGGAGCCCGACCCGGTCGCGGAGGCCGTGACGGACGTCCGCGGACGCGTGGAGTTCGACGACGTCAGCTTCTCCTACGAGGCGGACCGTCCGCTCATCGAGCACCTCAGCCTCGTCGCGGAGCCCGGCCAGACCGTCGCGATCGTCGGACCCACGGGGGCTGGCAAGACGACGCTCGTCAACCTCATCATGCGGTTCTACGAGATCCAGGGCGGGACGATCTCGCTCGACGGCGTCGACACGAGCGCGATGACCCGCGAGGACCTGCGCTCGAAGATCGGCATGGTGCTGCAGGACGCGTGGCTGTTCGAGGGCACCATCGCCCAGAACATCTGCTACCCGCTCCAGACGTCGGCGACCGGCGAGGTCACCCCGCAGATGCGCGAGCAGATGCTCCGCGCGGCCGAGGCCACGCACGTCGACGCCATCGTGCGATCCCTGCCGCAGGGCTACGACACCGTGCTGAGCGACGAGGGCACGTCGCTGTCGCAGGGGGAGCGGCAGCTCCTCACGATCGCCCGGGCGTTCGTCGCGGATCCGCCGATCCTCATCCTCGACGAGGCCACGAGCTCGGTGGACACCCGGACCGAGGTGCTGGTGCAGAAGGCGATGAACGCCCTCCGGGAGGGGCGGACGTCGTTCGTGATCGCCCACCGTCTCTCGACGATCACCGGCGCCGACGTGATCGTGGTGATGGAGGAGGGCCGGATCGTCGAGCAGGGGTCCCACACCGCCCTGCTCGAGGCCGGCGGGGCGTACGCCCGGCTCTACGAGAGTCAGTTCGCGGCGCCAGCGGTCTAG
- a CDS encoding alpha/beta hydrolase has translation MSRTRSAVRVALTALGVAVGAVLGLVVLVATAFSLSPWPGALLIRRAFDKGGHETNAALADRVPDDVVTRADVRYDETDPVALLDIHRPAAPGPHPTVVWVHGGGWVSGSKDQVANYLRILAAEGFVVVAVNYSLAPGARYPRPVHQVLAALRHLLAHAEDLDLDTSRLVLAGDSAGSQIAAQVAAAVTDPTYARALGVDPAVRSDELRAVVLHCGAYDLDLREASSRAGAWFVESVLWAYTGRRTPGTDPVLALASVLRHASAAFPPAYLSGGNADPLTPQGRAFAERLVELGVEVVADFAEPDHEPPLGHEFQFDLASEAGRTTHEASVAFLRAHTAARPDEAGAAGTADC, from the coding sequence GTGTCCCGCACCCGCTCCGCCGTCCGCGTCGCCCTCACCGCCCTCGGCGTCGCCGTCGGCGCGGTCCTGGGTCTCGTCGTCCTCGTCGCCACCGCCTTCAGCCTCAGCCCCTGGCCGGGGGCGCTCCTGATCCGTCGGGCGTTCGACAAGGGTGGCCACGAGACGAACGCGGCGCTGGCCGACCGCGTGCCGGACGACGTCGTCACGCGCGCCGACGTCCGCTACGACGAAACCGACCCCGTGGCCCTGCTCGACATCCACCGCCCCGCGGCGCCCGGACCCCACCCCACGGTGGTCTGGGTGCACGGTGGCGGCTGGGTCTCCGGCAGCAAGGACCAGGTCGCCAACTATCTGCGCATCCTCGCAGCCGAGGGCTTCGTCGTGGTGGCGGTGAACTACTCCCTGGCACCCGGCGCCCGCTACCCGCGTCCGGTGCACCAGGTGCTCGCGGCGCTGCGTCACCTGCTCGCCCACGCCGAGGACCTCGACCTGGACACGTCGCGCCTCGTGCTGGCCGGCGACTCCGCCGGGTCCCAGATCGCGGCCCAGGTGGCCGCCGCCGTGACGGACCCGACCTACGCGCGGGCGCTCGGGGTCGACCCTGCCGTGCGGTCCGACGAGCTGCGCGCGGTCGTGCTGCACTGCGGCGCCTACGACCTCGACCTGCGCGAGGCCTCCTCCCGCGCGGGCGCCTGGTTCGTGGAGTCGGTGCTGTGGGCCTACACCGGTCGCCGCACCCCGGGCACGGATCCCGTCCTCGCGCTGGCCTCGGTGCTGCGGCACGCGAGCGCGGCGTTCCCGCCCGCCTACCTCTCCGGGGGCAACGCCGACCCGCTGACCCCGCAGGGCCGCGCGTTCGCCGAGCGCCTGGTCGAGCTCGGGGTCGAGGTGGTCGCCGACTTCGCCGAGCCGGACCACGAGCCGCCACTGGGTCACGAGTTCCAGTTCGACCTCGCCTCCGAGGCCGGCCGCACGACGCACGAGGCGAGCGTCGCGTTCCTTCGCGCGCACACGGCGGCGCGGCCGGACGAGGCCGGTGCAGCCGGCACCGCCGATTGCTGA
- a CDS encoding TrmH family RNA methyltransferase, whose translation MSRPAPLPLTDPDDPRVTEYTGLTDVALRTRYETGAGLYMAESSTVIRRAVAAGHVPRSFLMAPRWLEQMADVVEAFPDAPVYTAPESVLEGVTGFHLHRGALAAMNRPALAPVADVVAGARRVAIIEDVVDHTNVGAIFRSAAGIGVDVVLVTPSCADPLYRRSVRVSMGTVFQVPWTRVPQWPSAIADLRAEGFVTAALALSDDAVTLDELADARHERLALVLGSEGHGLKPATVDASDVVVRIPMAGGVDSLNVAAASAVAFWATRR comes from the coding sequence GTGTCCCGCCCCGCACCCCTGCCGCTGACCGACCCCGACGACCCGAGGGTCACGGAGTACACCGGACTGACCGACGTCGCGCTGCGCACGCGGTACGAGACCGGCGCCGGCCTCTACATGGCCGAGTCCTCGACCGTCATCCGCCGTGCGGTCGCCGCCGGCCACGTGCCGCGGTCCTTCCTCATGGCGCCGCGCTGGCTGGAGCAGATGGCCGACGTCGTCGAGGCCTTCCCCGACGCCCCCGTCTACACGGCGCCCGAGTCCGTTCTCGAGGGCGTCACCGGCTTCCACCTGCACCGCGGCGCGCTCGCGGCGATGAACCGTCCGGCCCTGGCGCCGGTGGCCGACGTGGTCGCCGGAGCGCGGCGGGTGGCGATCATCGAGGACGTCGTCGACCACACCAACGTCGGTGCGATCTTCCGCAGCGCCGCCGGGATCGGCGTCGACGTCGTGCTCGTCACGCCGAGCTGCGCCGATCCGCTGTACCGCCGCAGCGTTCGCGTGTCGATGGGCACGGTCTTCCAGGTGCCCTGGACGCGGGTGCCGCAGTGGCCGTCGGCGATCGCCGACCTGCGCGCGGAGGGCTTCGTCACCGCCGCGCTCGCGCTGTCGGACGACGCCGTCACGCTCGACGAGCTCGCCGACGCCCGGCACGAGCGCCTCGCGCTGGTGCTCGGCAGCGAGGGCCACGGACTCAAGCCCGCGACGGTCGACGCGAGCGACGTCGTCGTACGCATCCCGATGGCCGGGGGAGTGGACTCCCTCAACGTCGCGGCCGCGTCGGCCGTGGCGTTCTGGGCCACCCGCCGATGA
- a CDS encoding maleylpyruvate isomerase family mycothiol-dependent enzyme, translating to MNDRELWELVHAERDALADDLAGLDDAAWRTPSLCGDWTVRETLAHLTAVATLGTPAWLRSVVGVRWDFDRHNELRMREQLGAGPAETLARFRAAAHARTRILGPRPAALGENVIHAADIRRPLGLPSRTAPTVAAELLTWFATHEFAVVSRSRVRGLELRATDAEVAVGAGARVEGPALALLLATCGRSDALADLDGDGVAVLTARCRPGWTARGRG from the coding sequence ATGAACGACCGTGAGCTCTGGGAGCTCGTGCACGCCGAGCGCGACGCGCTCGCCGACGACCTGGCCGGGCTCGACGACGCGGCGTGGCGCACGCCGTCGCTCTGCGGCGACTGGACCGTGCGCGAGACGCTCGCCCATCTCACCGCCGTGGCCACGCTGGGCACGCCGGCCTGGCTCCGCAGCGTCGTCGGGGTGCGGTGGGACTTCGACCGTCACAACGAGCTGCGGATGCGGGAGCAGCTCGGGGCCGGTCCGGCCGAGACGCTCGCGCGCTTCCGTGCCGCCGCGCACGCCCGGACCCGGATCCTGGGACCCCGACCGGCGGCGCTCGGCGAGAACGTGATCCACGCCGCGGACATCCGTCGACCGCTCGGGCTCCCGAGCCGGACGGCGCCGACGGTGGCCGCCGAGCTGCTGACGTGGTTCGCGACGCACGAGTTCGCCGTCGTGTCCCGGTCACGCGTGCGTGGCCTGGAGCTGCGGGCCACCGACGCGGAGGTGGCCGTCGGCGCGGGCGCTCGGGTCGAGGGTCCGGCGCTGGCGCTGCTGCTGGCGACCTGCGGTCGCTCCGACGCGCTCGCGGACCTGGACGGCGACGGCGTCGCGGTGCTCACGGCGCGGTGCCGTCCGGGGTGGACGGCGCGGGGGCGAGGCTGA
- a CDS encoding CDP-alcohol phosphatidyltransferase family protein → MTDPRPENRVWTLPNVISFGRLVILLPLTVWLLLNQHLWSTLIALVVLGASDWFDGFLARRMKQVSLLGKRLDPVADRISIVVIGGAMVAVGMIPWGLVAVILAFDVLLAVLAALWFRGSPDLPVSRIGKWRTAALLAALPILIVAAALDAEWLRLVGLVLIYLGAVGHILAGIGYARGMARRRTRREVAAV, encoded by the coding sequence GTGACCGACCCCCGTCCGGAGAATCGCGTGTGGACCCTTCCCAACGTGATCTCCTTCGGGCGACTGGTGATCCTGCTCCCCCTGACCGTCTGGCTGCTGCTGAACCAGCACCTCTGGTCGACGTTGATCGCACTGGTCGTCCTCGGCGCCTCCGACTGGTTCGACGGCTTCCTCGCTCGCCGGATGAAGCAGGTCAGCCTGCTGGGCAAGCGGCTGGACCCGGTCGCGGACCGGATCTCGATCGTCGTCATCGGCGGGGCGATGGTCGCCGTCGGGATGATCCCGTGGGGCCTGGTGGCCGTCATCCTCGCGTTCGACGTGCTCCTGGCCGTCCTGGCCGCCCTGTGGTTCCGCGGCTCCCCCGACCTCCCCGTGAGCCGGATCGGCAAGTGGCGCACGGCCGCCCTGCTCGCCGCCCTGCCCATCCTCATCGTGGCCGCCGCGCTCGACGCCGAGTGGCTGCGGCTGGTCGGCTTGGTCCTCATCTACCTCGGGGCCGTCGGCCACATCCTCGCGGGGATCGGCTACGCCCGCGGCATGGCGCGGCGCCGGACCCGGCGCGAGGTCGCCGCGGTCTGA
- a CDS encoding MetQ/NlpA family ABC transporter substrate-binding protein, whose product MSSKHLRVLVPAIAAAGLMMTACAAPGSSSGGDTDSDAPITIGVVNAADAQWTIFTEKAAEEGIEVEITNFSDYQLPNKALDEGTLDLNQFQHLQFLAQFNVATDSELVPVGATAVFPLGLYATEYTDPADIPEGSDIAIPNDETNQARALLVLQEAGLLTLRDGGNSFSTVNDVIAEESTVTVTAVDAAQTAIALQSGSVAAAIINNDFVGDAGLTAEDAIFNDDPSSPASEPYINIWVASADQADDERFATLVDLWHTEEVEAAALEESGGTAVFTNTSPEELQEILAGIEENLRAQA is encoded by the coding sequence ATGTCCAGCAAGCACCTCCGCGTCCTCGTCCCCGCGATCGCCGCCGCGGGTCTGATGATGACCGCGTGCGCCGCGCCCGGGTCCTCCTCGGGTGGCGACACCGACAGCGACGCTCCCATCACGATCGGTGTCGTGAACGCCGCCGACGCGCAGTGGACGATCTTCACCGAGAAGGCCGCCGAGGAGGGCATCGAGGTCGAGATCACGAACTTCTCCGACTACCAGCTGCCGAACAAAGCGCTCGACGAGGGCACGCTCGACCTGAACCAGTTCCAGCACCTGCAGTTCCTCGCGCAGTTCAACGTCGCGACGGACAGCGAGCTCGTGCCGGTCGGCGCCACCGCGGTCTTCCCGCTCGGTCTCTACGCCACCGAGTACACCGACCCCGCCGACATCCCCGAGGGCTCGGACATCGCCATCCCGAACGACGAGACGAACCAGGCTCGCGCCCTTCTCGTCCTGCAGGAGGCCGGCCTCCTGACGCTCCGCGACGGTGGCAACTCGTTCTCGACCGTGAACGACGTGATCGCCGAGGAGTCCACCGTCACGGTGACGGCCGTCGACGCCGCCCAGACCGCCATCGCCCTGCAGTCGGGGAGCGTGGCCGCGGCCATCATCAACAACGACTTCGTGGGTGATGCGGGCCTGACCGCCGAGGACGCGATCTTCAACGACGACCCGAGCAGCCCCGCGTCGGAGCCGTACATCAACATCTGGGTGGCCTCGGCCGACCAGGCCGACGACGAGCGGTTCGCCACGCTCGTGGACCTGTGGCACACCGAGGAGGTCGAGGCCGCGGCTCTCGAGGAGTCGGGCGG